A portion of the Adhaeribacter radiodurans genome contains these proteins:
- the gldE gene encoding gliding motility-associated protein GldE: MENIDSGGDPESKSFIVLSLLLILPDFSGLLPYLTFICIIFLLTASALVSGAEVAFFSLSENDLILCRQSPKRSIHLIPVLLENPRRLLTTLLVLDTIINLSIVIISLHLFWEVVALPTINMGMLLGFTLLFTLAIAFFGEVLPKVYANQKNLITAQRMTGVVNTAQNLLSPLVSLLLYITQAIENRYRHRPTTQIIEELQQAIEEASTPETTHEEKEILKGIVNFGSLTVKQVMRSRMDIAAFDITQKLAEIIPLINQYEYSRIPVYNGSIDQIEGILYVKDLLPHLDASPDFIWQTLIRPPYFVPEIKKVDDLLKDFQERHVHMAIVVDEYGGTSGLLTFEDVIEEIVGDIKDEFDEEDEIVYSQINENTYIFEGKTSLADFCRIIGSTTDIFEPVRGKNESIGGLMIELFSKIPQDGEDTEFDKFKFVIESADNKHVKRVKVYVGESKENISSVA, encoded by the coding sequence TTGGAAAATATTGATTCGGGCGGCGACCCTGAGAGTAAAAGTTTTATAGTACTCTCCTTACTTTTAATCCTTCCCGATTTTTCGGGCTTGTTGCCGTATCTTACTTTCATTTGCATTATTTTTTTACTAACAGCCTCAGCCCTGGTTTCGGGAGCTGAGGTTGCATTTTTCTCCTTATCCGAAAACGACCTGATACTTTGCCGGCAAAGCCCGAAGCGCTCGATACATCTGATACCAGTTTTACTGGAAAACCCGCGCCGGTTGCTTACTACTCTATTGGTACTCGATACTATTATTAATTTGAGTATTGTTATTATTAGTTTGCATCTTTTTTGGGAGGTAGTTGCTTTGCCCACTATTAACATGGGCATGTTATTAGGCTTTACCTTACTATTTACCTTGGCAATTGCTTTTTTTGGCGAAGTATTACCAAAAGTATATGCCAATCAGAAGAACCTGATTACGGCGCAACGAATGACGGGCGTAGTAAATACGGCACAAAATTTACTTTCTCCGCTTGTTTCATTGCTTTTATACATTACTCAAGCCATCGAGAACCGATATCGTCATCGGCCCACTACCCAAATTATTGAAGAACTACAGCAAGCCATTGAAGAAGCTAGCACCCCTGAAACTACCCACGAAGAAAAAGAAATCCTGAAAGGGATTGTTAATTTTGGTTCGCTTACGGTAAAACAAGTAATGCGCTCCCGCATGGATATTGCTGCTTTTGATATTACCCAAAAACTCGCCGAAATTATTCCGTTAATTAACCAGTATGAGTACTCCCGGATTCCGGTTTACAACGGCAGCATTGACCAGATAGAAGGCATTTTATACGTAAAAGATTTGCTTCCGCATTTAGATGCCAGCCCTGACTTTATTTGGCAAACCTTAATCCGGCCGCCGTATTTTGTACCGGAAATTAAAAAAGTAGATGATTTACTAAAAGATTTTCAGGAGCGCCACGTTCATATGGCTATTGTTGTAGATGAATACGGCGGCACGTCGGGTTTGTTAACCTTTGAAGATGTAATTGAAGAAATTGTGGGCGATATTAAAGATGAATTTGACGAAGAAGACGAAATTGTTTATTCGCAAATCAACGAAAACACCTATATCTTTGAAGGGAAAACCTCGCTGGCCGATTTCTGCCGGATTATTGGTAGTACTACCGATATTTTTGAGCCGGTAAGAGGTAAAAACGAATCAATAGGAGGTTTAATGATTGAGTTATTTTCTAAAATTCCGCAGGATGGCGAAGATACTGAATTTGATAAATTTAAGTTTGTAATAGAATCAGCGGATAACAAACACGTTAAACGTGTAAAAGTATATGTGGGCGAAAGCAAGGAAAATATTTCATCGGTGGCTTAA
- a CDS encoding HU family DNA-binding protein encodes MTKAEVISEIAEKTGIEKTDVAATVEAFFKVVKDSMSNGNNIYVRGFGSFVNKKRAKKVARNISKNTAIIIDEHFIPSFKPSKTFIQKIKNSKKLNVAAVSQ; translated from the coding sequence GTGACTAAAGCAGAAGTAATATCAGAGATTGCAGAGAAGACAGGTATTGAGAAAACGGATGTAGCTGCTACCGTTGAAGCATTCTTCAAAGTAGTGAAAGATTCCATGTCTAATGGTAACAATATCTATGTGAGAGGATTCGGTAGCTTTGTCAATAAGAAAAGAGCGAAGAAAGTAGCCCGTAACATCTCCAAAAATACGGCTATTATTATTGATGAGCACTTTATTCCTTCCTTTAAGCCTTCAAAAACATTTATTCAGAAAATAAAAAATAGCAAAAAGCTGAACGTAGCAGCTGTTTCTCAATAA
- a CDS encoding acyl-CoA dehydrogenase family protein, translating into MEVANKTLNGGEFLIKETPAADVFIPEEFNEEQRMMAETAKEFVQTQVEPLLDRLDNHEEGLMEGLMQQAGELGLFALSLPEEYGGFDKDFNTSLLVTESVGGGHSFPVAFAAHTGIGMLPILYFGTEEQKQKYLPKLSSGEWVAAYCLTEPGSGSDALAAKTKAVLDAGGENYVLNGQKMWITNAGFAQVFIVFAQVDGDKFTGFIVEKDFPGFSLGNEEHKMGIKGSSTRQVFLTDCLVPKENVLGQISKGHLIAFNILNLGRIKLAAATLGASKKVINLAVKYANERSQFKIPISKFGAIRHKLGQMATRIFASESALYRTGNDIYLKEQELLAAGKPFAEALLGAAKEFAVEAAMLKVDGSETLDYVVDEGVQIYGGYGYSADYPMDRAYRDARINRIFEGTNEINRMLTVDMLLKKALKGELDLMSPAKAIQDELMSIPDFGEEEEGLFVAEKKIIRNMKKAILLVAGTAVQKFMMTLEKEQEVLMNIADMAIQTYIAESTLLRVEKLINLKGEEAAARQKDMALVYLYDALDGIYLAGKEAIAAMAEGDEYKLLFIGIKRFTKAEPFNIKEARRRIASEMIQQNQFIY; encoded by the coding sequence ATGGAAGTAGCTAATAAAACCCTAAATGGCGGCGAGTTCTTGATAAAAGAAACTCCGGCGGCCGATGTATTTATTCCGGAGGAATTTAACGAAGAGCAACGCATGATGGCCGAAACGGCCAAAGAATTTGTACAAACGCAAGTGGAGCCACTGCTAGACCGGCTGGATAACCACGAAGAAGGGTTGATGGAAGGGTTGATGCAACAGGCCGGTGAACTAGGTTTGTTTGCTTTATCCTTACCCGAAGAATACGGTGGCTTTGATAAAGACTTTAACACGTCGTTGCTGGTAACAGAATCGGTAGGAGGCGGACATTCGTTCCCGGTTGCTTTTGCCGCCCACACTGGTATTGGCATGCTGCCTATTCTGTATTTTGGTACCGAAGAACAAAAGCAAAAGTACTTACCAAAATTATCCAGTGGGGAGTGGGTTGCGGCTTATTGCCTCACCGAACCAGGCTCCGGTTCCGATGCATTAGCCGCTAAAACCAAAGCGGTATTGGATGCCGGCGGGGAAAATTACGTTCTGAACGGACAGAAAATGTGGATTACCAATGCCGGTTTTGCGCAAGTTTTTATTGTTTTTGCTCAGGTAGATGGTGATAAGTTTACCGGCTTTATCGTGGAAAAAGATTTTCCCGGTTTTAGTTTGGGTAACGAAGAACATAAGATGGGTATTAAAGGCTCTTCTACCCGCCAGGTTTTTCTAACCGATTGCTTAGTGCCTAAAGAAAACGTGCTCGGGCAAATTAGTAAAGGCCATTTAATTGCGTTTAATATTCTAAACCTAGGCCGGATTAAATTAGCTGCCGCTACCTTGGGAGCTTCTAAAAAAGTAATTAATCTGGCGGTGAAATATGCCAATGAACGCTCTCAATTTAAAATTCCGATTTCAAAATTTGGGGCTATCCGCCATAAATTAGGCCAAATGGCTACCCGGATATTTGCCAGCGAATCCGCTTTATACCGCACGGGTAATGACATTTACCTGAAAGAACAAGAATTACTAGCCGCGGGCAAACCATTCGCCGAAGCTTTGTTAGGAGCCGCAAAAGAATTTGCCGTAGAAGCGGCCATGTTAAAAGTAGACGGTTCCGAAACGTTAGATTATGTGGTAGATGAAGGCGTACAGATTTATGGTGGTTACGGGTATTCGGCTGATTATCCTATGGATCGTGCTTACCGCGATGCCCGTATTAACCGCATCTTTGAAGGTACCAACGAAATTAATCGTATGCTTACCGTGGATATGCTCCTGAAAAAAGCGTTAAAAGGGGAGTTGGATCTGATGAGCCCGGCCAAAGCCATTCAGGACGAACTTATGAGTATTCCGGATTTTGGCGAAGAGGAAGAAGGCCTGTTTGTAGCCGAAAAGAAAATTATCCGGAACATGAAAAAAGCTATTTTGCTGGTAGCGGGCACGGCGGTACAAAAGTTTATGATGACCCTGGAAAAAGAACAGGAAGTACTCATGAACATTGCCGATATGGCCATACAAACTTACATCGCTGAATCAACCTTATTGCGGGTAGAAAAACTCATTAATCTGAAGGGGGAAGAAGCAGCTGCTCGCCAAAAGGATATGGCTCTGGTGTATTTATACGATGCGTTGGATGGTATTTACTTAGCAGGTAAAGAAGCTATAGCCGCCATGGCCGAAGGCGATGAATATAAATTGTTATTCATCGGCATTAAACGGTTTACCAAAGCCGAACCATTTAACATCAAAGAAGCCCGGCGCCGCATTGCTTCGGAGATGATTCAACAGAACCAATTTATTTACTAA
- a CDS encoding single-stranded DNA-binding protein, with protein MASVNKVILVGNLGKDPEVRHLEGGVAVARFPIATSETFKDKNGEKQERTEWHNIVVWRGLAEVAEKYLKKGQSVYIEGKIRTNNYQDKEGIQRYSTEIVADNMTMLGGRTDAGANNSNPETAGSSSGGRAEAPAFEGEPDDLPF; from the coding sequence ATGGCAAGTGTAAACAAAGTAATTTTAGTAGGTAATTTGGGCAAAGATCCGGAAGTACGGCATCTGGAAGGCGGCGTAGCTGTAGCTCGTTTTCCGATTGCTACTTCTGAGACTTTTAAAGATAAAAATGGCGAAAAGCAGGAACGCACCGAGTGGCACAACATTGTGGTATGGCGTGGTTTAGCTGAAGTAGCCGAGAAATACTTAAAAAAAGGGCAATCAGTTTACATTGAAGGTAAAATCAGAACGAACAATTATCAGGATAAAGAAGGTATTCAGCGTTACTCCACCGAAATAGTAGCCGATAACATGACTATGTTAGGTGGCCGGACCGATGCCGGAGCAAATAACAGCAACCCGGAAACGGCTGGTTCGAGTTCAGGCGGGCGGGCTGAAGCGCCGGCCTTTGAGGGTGAACCAGATGATTTGCCCTTTTAA
- a CDS encoding tetratricopeptide repeat protein: MFFLPRVIINKDKQGALSKSGAARDKGTAPASGEESHEGHAHAPGEGHDAEEVAHVEATPQQLAELNLLRRQYNLEKNDLARLKLANQLGQKYAAISKYDSAGYFYEQVAAVRPGETAYQKAADQYFEAFSFAATEDRSKVLGEKARSLYEKVLQNNPANLDAKTNIAMTYIASESPMQGITLLREVITTDPNNEKALFNLGILSIQSTQYDKAIERFEKLVSLNPKHVQGNFYLGVSLAEAGKKQEAETALKRAKSLSDDPGFQASVDNELSKLK; this comes from the coding sequence ATGTTTTTTTTGCCCAGAGTTATTATAAACAAAGATAAGCAAGGAGCTCTTTCCAAATCAGGTGCGGCTCGCGATAAAGGAACCGCACCTGCCTCCGGAGAAGAAAGCCACGAAGGTCATGCGCACGCCCCCGGCGAAGGCCATGATGCCGAAGAGGTAGCTCACGTAGAAGCAACCCCTCAGCAACTTGCCGAATTAAATCTTTTGCGGCGGCAATATAACCTGGAAAAAAATGATTTGGCGCGCCTGAAACTAGCTAACCAGTTAGGGCAGAAGTACGCGGCAATTAGTAAATATGATAGTGCTGGTTACTTTTATGAGCAGGTAGCAGCGGTTCGTCCCGGTGAAACAGCATATCAGAAAGCGGCAGATCAATACTTTGAGGCATTTAGCTTTGCGGCCACCGAAGACCGCTCGAAGGTACTAGGAGAAAAAGCCCGGAGCCTGTACGAAAAAGTGTTGCAAAATAACCCAGCTAACCTGGATGCTAAAACCAACATAGCCATGACTTACATTGCCAGTGAGTCGCCTATGCAAGGAATTACCCTGCTACGGGAAGTAATTACTACCGATCCAAATAACGAAAAAGCTTTGTTTAACCTGGGTATTTTGTCTATTCAATCTACGCAGTACGATAAAGCTATTGAGCGATTTGAGAAATTAGTAAGCCTTAATCCGAAGCACGTACAAGGTAATTTTTACCTGGGAGTTTCATTGGCAGAAGCAGGCAAAAAACAAGAGGCCGAAACAGCCTTAAAAAGAGCTAAATCGCTCAGCGATGATCCTGGTTTTCAGGCATCGGTAGATAATGAATTAAGTAAATTAAAATAG
- the recG gene encoding ATP-dependent DNA helicase RecG, with protein sequence MSNFFRTKIEFLKGIGPQRAILLQTELTIFTYGDLIQHYPFRYLDRTQVYKISDLDEGLPFVQIKGFVKSKELLGEGRKQRLSVIVQDSTGELELVWFKGVKWMQTQLQKSLEYVIFGKPTFFNSRLNMAHPEIEAVSEIKADQSFLQPVYNTTEKLKNHRIDSKAISRMMAELLKLAQPQVKETLPFSLLDRYRMISKLDALQNIHFPASTEKLTAARFRLKFEELFYVQLKLLRQKTVRKAELKGQVFKQVPTLTEFYNNHLAFDLTNAQKRVVKEIYKDLGAGKQMNRLLQGDVGSGKTIVAFIAMLIAYDNGAQSCLMAPTEILADQHYVGLKQYADKLGILIGKLTGSTKQSERRILHEQLQSGEMKMIVGTHALLEDVVKFQNLGLCIIDEQHRFGVAQRSKLWQKNPWIIPHVLVMTATPIPRTLAMTLYGDLDVSVIDELPAGRKEIITVHRYDAHRLRVFGFLREQIKLGRQVYIVYPLIEESETMDYKDLMDGYESVTRAFPEYQISMVHGKMKPQDKDFEMQRFVKNETHIMVATTVIEVGVNVPNASVMIIESAERFGLSQLHQLRGRVGRGAEQSYCILMTSYKLSKESKIRLETMVRTNNGFEIADIDLKLRGPGDLMGTQQSGVLDLLIADLAKDAKILQESRAAALEILEMDPELALPEHENIKQHIQSLQANTVNWSRIS encoded by the coding sequence GTGTCTAACTTTTTCCGTACTAAAATTGAGTTTCTGAAAGGCATAGGTCCGCAAAGAGCAATTTTGTTGCAAACAGAACTTACTATTTTTACGTACGGCGATTTAATTCAGCATTATCCTTTCCGCTATCTTGATAGGACCCAGGTTTATAAAATCTCTGACCTCGACGAAGGTTTGCCTTTTGTGCAGATTAAAGGGTTTGTAAAATCAAAAGAGTTACTAGGGGAAGGCCGCAAACAGCGCTTATCGGTTATAGTACAAGATAGTACCGGTGAATTAGAATTGGTTTGGTTTAAAGGCGTTAAATGGATGCAAACGCAACTCCAAAAAAGCTTGGAGTATGTTATTTTTGGTAAGCCTACATTTTTTAACAGCCGCCTGAATATGGCCCATCCGGAGATAGAAGCTGTAAGCGAAATAAAAGCTGATCAAAGTTTTCTGCAACCGGTTTACAATACCACCGAAAAACTTAAAAATCACCGTATTGATAGTAAGGCCATTAGCCGCATGATGGCCGAATTGCTAAAGCTGGCTCAACCGCAGGTAAAAGAAACTTTGCCTTTTAGTTTGTTGGACCGGTATCGCATGATTTCGAAGCTAGATGCCTTACAGAACATTCATTTTCCGGCATCAACCGAAAAGCTTACTGCAGCCCGCTTCCGACTTAAATTTGAAGAGTTGTTTTATGTACAACTAAAGTTACTTCGGCAGAAAACAGTGCGTAAAGCCGAACTTAAAGGTCAGGTTTTTAAACAAGTGCCTACTCTTACGGAGTTTTATAATAACCATTTAGCTTTTGATTTAACCAATGCTCAAAAAAGAGTAGTTAAAGAAATTTACAAAGATTTAGGCGCTGGCAAACAAATGAACCGGCTCTTGCAAGGCGATGTAGGTAGTGGTAAAACCATTGTGGCTTTTATTGCTATGCTCATTGCCTACGACAACGGCGCTCAATCTTGTTTAATGGCTCCCACCGAGATTCTGGCCGATCAGCATTATGTAGGTTTAAAGCAATACGCTGATAAATTAGGTATTTTAATAGGCAAACTTACCGGCTCTACCAAGCAGAGCGAACGCAGAATTTTGCACGAACAACTGCAATCGGGCGAAATGAAAATGATTGTAGGTACTCATGCGCTGCTCGAAGATGTAGTAAAGTTCCAGAACCTGGGCCTTTGCATAATTGACGAGCAACACCGGTTTGGGGTAGCCCAACGCTCCAAACTTTGGCAGAAAAATCCATGGATTATACCCCACGTGCTCGTTATGACGGCTACTCCTATTCCGCGCACTTTAGCCATGACCTTGTATGGCGATTTGGATGTATCGGTAATTGATGAGTTGCCCGCCGGCCGAAAAGAAATAATTACGGTGCACCGCTACGATGCGCACCGGTTGCGGGTATTCGGCTTCTTGCGTGAACAAATAAAACTGGGTCGCCAGGTCTACATTGTGTATCCACTTATCGAAGAATCCGAAACAATGGATTACAAAGATTTAATGGATGGTTACGAAAGCGTGACGCGGGCATTTCCGGAATACCAGATTAGCATGGTGCACGGCAAAATGAAGCCGCAGGACAAAGATTTTGAAATGCAGCGCTTCGTAAAAAACGAAACTCATATTATGGTAGCTACTACTGTAATTGAAGTGGGGGTAAATGTGCCTAATGCTTCGGTTATGATAATTGAAAGTGCCGAACGGTTTGGTTTATCGCAACTACATCAATTACGCGGGCGCGTAGGACGGGGAGCCGAGCAAAGCTACTGCATATTAATGACCAGTTACAAACTAAGCAAGGAAAGTAAAATTCGCTTAGAAACAATGGTTCGCACGAACAACGGTTTTGAAATTGCGGATATAGATTTAAAACTCCGTGGACCGGGAGATTTAATGGGCACGCAACAAAGTGGAGTATTAGATTTATTAATTGCTGATTTAGCAAAAGATGCTAAAATTTTGCAGGAATCAAGGGCAGCAGCTCTGGAAATTTTAGAAATGGATCCGGAATTAGCTTTGCCTGAACACGAGAATATAAAGCAGCACATTCAATCGCTACAAGCAAATACCGTAAACTGGAGCAGAATAAGTTAA
- the mutY gene encoding A/G-specific adenine glycosylase — MALPTPDYFATTLINWYQRHQRSLPWRETKDPYAIWLSEVILQQTRVKQGLPYYLDFISAYPTVQDLAAAPPDEVLRHWQGLGYYSRARNMHQTAIYITKECNGIFPATYNGLLQLKGIGPYTAAAIASFAYREKVAVVDGNVFRVLARVFGLAENIASPAGKKAFQVLADSLIPADHPDTYNQAIMEFGAIQCTPLMPDCLFCPFQQVCYAFQHGLVEALPHKVKNKGSRLRYFHYLVFRHEQTYYLKKRTESDIWQGLYDFYLLPEEEAAFSPESIRQQVSSLEPSIDYKYIQEPIKTYKRTLSHQKIVAKFYLIELNFRLREKSLESTDLVAYSKDEIEQLPKSVLISQYLQDTGF, encoded by the coding sequence ATGGCGCTTCCTACTCCTGATTATTTTGCCACTACCTTAATAAATTGGTACCAACGTCATCAACGTTCTTTACCTTGGCGCGAAACCAAAGATCCGTACGCTATTTGGCTATCCGAAGTAATTTTACAACAAACCCGGGTGAAACAAGGATTACCTTATTACCTGGATTTTATCTCTGCTTACCCTACTGTTCAGGATTTAGCAGCCGCTCCGCCTGACGAAGTACTCCGCCACTGGCAAGGTCTGGGGTATTATTCCCGGGCCCGCAATATGCACCAAACGGCCATCTATATAACGAAAGAATGTAATGGAATATTTCCTGCTACTTACAATGGTTTATTGCAATTAAAAGGAATTGGTCCGTATACAGCCGCCGCAATTGCTTCTTTTGCTTATAGAGAAAAGGTAGCCGTAGTAGATGGTAACGTGTTTAGGGTACTGGCCAGAGTATTTGGGTTGGCCGAAAACATTGCTAGTCCGGCCGGTAAAAAAGCCTTTCAGGTACTCGCCGATTCGTTAATTCCCGCTGATCACCCGGATACTTATAACCAAGCCATTATGGAATTTGGGGCTATCCAATGCACCCCATTAATGCCCGATTGCTTGTTTTGTCCTTTCCAGCAGGTGTGCTACGCGTTTCAGCACGGCCTGGTAGAAGCCTTACCGCATAAAGTTAAAAATAAAGGCAGCCGCTTGCGATATTTCCATTATCTGGTGTTTCGACACGAGCAAACGTATTATTTAAAAAAGCGAACGGAAAGTGATATTTGGCAGGGGCTCTACGATTTTTATTTATTACCCGAAGAGGAAGCTGCTTTTTCCCCGGAAAGTATCCGGCAACAAGTATCCAGTCTGGAACCTTCTATAGATTATAAATATATTCAGGAACCCATTAAAACGTATAAACGTACTTTAAGTCACCAGAAAATAGTAGCCAAATTTTATCTGATAGAACTAAATTTCCGTTTAAGGGAGAAAAGCCTGGAATCAACTGACTTAGTGGCTTATTCGAAAGATGAAATTGAGCAATTACCTAAATCTGTCCTTATCAGCCAATATTTGCAGGATACCGGATTTTAA
- a CDS encoding Rne/Rng family ribonuclease gives MSNELIINSTQDGERIALLQDKRLVEYHFERNDTNYTVGDIFLGTVKKVMPGLNAAFIDIGYEKDAFLHYHDLGVNFRSLSKFVKVAQTQKNATARLSQYKFEPEIDKLGKISDVLKKGQQLLVQIVKEPISTKGPRLSCELSLAGRYLVLVPFSNTVSVSKKIVSKEERQRLKRLIMSIKPENFGVIIRTVAEGRDVAELDKDLRSMVANWEEGFNVLRTAKERDKVLGELGRSSSILRDILNESFDSIVVDSAKLYEETKNYIEKIAPDKARILKHYSGKVKTFEQFGIEKQLKSLFGKTVSIPGGGYLVIEHTEALHVIDVNSGNKSNTETDQEATALNVNLTAAREVVRQMRLRDLGGIIVTDFIDMKSAENRQKVFDVVKEEMKRDRSKSTVLPISKFGLMQITRQRVRPEQNIVTGEVCPTCNGTGKISASILVTDEIENTIDDLLTNQNQKNITLYVHPFLHAYYTKGLISKQLKWFFHYYKWIGVMKDTSLGLTEYKIMDERNEEIEVHSSAIEVNSVQDKFEAVDEVV, from the coding sequence GTGAGTAATGAATTAATTATCAATTCTACTCAGGATGGGGAACGAATCGCGCTCTTACAGGATAAAAGATTAGTTGAATATCACTTTGAACGTAATGATACCAACTATACTGTAGGAGATATTTTTCTGGGCACTGTTAAAAAAGTAATGCCCGGCCTGAATGCTGCTTTTATTGATATTGGATACGAGAAAGACGCTTTTCTCCACTACCACGACTTGGGCGTCAATTTTCGATCGCTCAGTAAATTCGTAAAAGTAGCTCAGACGCAAAAAAACGCTACGGCTCGTTTAAGTCAGTATAAATTTGAACCCGAAATTGATAAGCTCGGTAAAATCAGCGATGTGCTGAAAAAAGGGCAGCAATTACTGGTACAAATTGTTAAAGAACCTATTTCTACCAAGGGGCCGCGACTCTCGTGCGAGTTGTCGTTGGCTGGTCGGTATCTGGTGCTGGTTCCGTTTTCGAATACGGTGAGCGTATCTAAGAAAATTGTGAGCAAAGAAGAGCGCCAGCGACTGAAGCGGTTAATTATGTCCATTAAGCCCGAAAATTTCGGGGTAATTATCCGGACAGTAGCAGAAGGCCGCGATGTGGCAGAACTGGATAAAGATCTGCGGAGCATGGTGGCTAATTGGGAAGAAGGCTTTAATGTATTACGTACAGCCAAAGAGCGCGATAAAGTTCTCGGCGAACTAGGAAGATCGTCGTCCATCCTGCGGGATATTTTAAACGAAAGCTTCGACAGTATAGTGGTAGATAGTGCCAAACTGTACGAAGAGACCAAAAATTATATTGAGAAAATTGCACCGGATAAAGCCCGGATTTTAAAGCACTACTCAGGTAAAGTAAAAACCTTTGAGCAGTTTGGAATTGAAAAGCAGCTAAAATCGCTGTTTGGTAAAACGGTAAGTATACCCGGTGGAGGTTACCTGGTAATTGAACACACCGAAGCGCTACACGTAATCGACGTGAACAGCGGAAATAAATCGAACACCGAGACGGATCAGGAAGCAACCGCCCTCAATGTAAACCTAACGGCTGCCCGCGAAGTTGTACGCCAAATGCGACTTCGCGATTTAGGTGGTATAATTGTTACGGATTTTATTGATATGAAATCGGCGGAAAACCGCCAGAAAGTGTTTGATGTAGTAAAAGAAGAGATGAAAAGGGACCGTTCTAAATCAACGGTTTTGCCTATTTCTAAATTTGGGTTAATGCAGATTACCCGCCAGCGCGTACGACCGGAACAAAACATTGTTACTGGCGAAGTTTGCCCGACTTGTAACGGCACTGGTAAAATATCGGCCAGCATTTTGGTTACCGACGAAATCGAAAATACTATTGACGATTTACTAACGAACCAGAATCAGAAGAACATTACGCTTTACGTGCATCCGTTTTTACACGCGTATTACACCAAGGGCCTGATTTCGAAGCAACTGAAGTGGTTCTTCCATTATTATAAATGGATTGGAGTTATGAAAGATACTTCGTTGGGCTTAACGGAATATAAGATAATGGATGAACGTAACGAAGAAATTGAAGTACACTCCAGCGCTATAGAAGTAAACAGTGTACAAGATAAGTTTGAAGCAGTAGACGAAGTAGTTTAA
- the gldD gene encoding gliding motility lipoprotein GldD, protein MWAKARKIFHRWLKQPVLLLCLGSFVFYSCSEEFTPKPKGYNRIDLPVPKYRPLTEKHPYYFEYSVYSKIRPDSSRLAEPHWINVFYPRFNANVQLTYRTINHNQKTFNALIEDARRLTSKHQIKAEGITEAVIKTPTGKTANLFELSGEVPSQFQFYVTDSTERFFRGALYFRTATANDSLAPVIEYIKKDIVHMLNTLEWR, encoded by the coding sequence ATGTGGGCGAAAGCAAGGAAAATATTTCATCGGTGGCTTAAGCAACCAGTTTTGCTGTTGTGCTTAGGTTCTTTTGTTTTCTATTCGTGCTCCGAAGAGTTTACTCCTAAACCTAAAGGCTACAACCGCATTGATTTACCGGTGCCAAAGTACCGGCCGCTTACCGAAAAACATCCATATTATTTCGAATATTCGGTATACAGTAAAATCCGGCCAGACTCCTCTCGGCTGGCAGAACCACATTGGATTAACGTGTTTTACCCTCGTTTTAACGCCAATGTGCAGCTTACCTATCGAACTATTAACCATAATCAAAAGACCTTTAATGCGCTTATCGAAGATGCTCGCCGCTTAACCTCCAAGCACCAGATAAAGGCCGAAGGAATTACGGAAGCAGTAATAAAAACTCCTACAGGCAAAACCGCTAATTTATTTGAACTAAGCGGCGAAGTTCCCAGCCAATTTCAGTTCTATGTAACCGATTCTACGGAGCGATTTTTCCGGGGTGCCTTGTATTTTCGTACCGCTACCGCCAACGACTCGCTGGCTCCAGTAATTGAATACATTAAAAAGGACATTGTTCATATGCTCAACACTTTGGAGTGGAGGTAA